Within the Meriones unguiculatus strain TT.TT164.6M chromosome 2, Bangor_MerUng_6.1, whole genome shotgun sequence genome, the region AATTGGGTCCCAGCAGCTGTGTAGATTGGCtcatggctcacagctgcctctaaTTCTACTAAGGGCTACTAAGGGATCCAGTATggtccttctggcctctgcagtcatTGTCaggaacacagacatacactcgTACATACGTCAATATTAATGAAAATaagtcaaggaagaaatgaagagagGCAGGAGCTCAGGACACAGCAGGCTGCAGGCCAGTCAGTATGGTGGACATGAGAAAGCTGCTGCAAGCATGAATGCCTGAGTTTGTATATCTAGCACCTGTGTAAAGGCCAAGCATGGTGACCACACCTCAAACAGGGAGGGCGAGCCAGGAGGATTCCAGAGGCTGCCGAGCCAGCCTGTCTGTGAACCAGTGAGacctcagaaaataaggtggacagCAGTAAAGGAAGACGGCTGCCTTCAAGCTCTGAACTCACATGCACAGCCTGTGTcataaacacaaattaaaaatacaacatgaattgtgttggtgatttgatgggaattgcactgaatctgtagattgcttttggtaagatgggggagggaaggtgggaccgggaggggaggagggaggtgcttatggggggatacaaagtgaataaagtgtaattaaaaaaaagaattgataaataaaatatggTACTAttgataaaacaacaacaacaacatcatgAGCTAGACccgatggcacacacctgtaatcccagcatttgggaggcagaggcaggtggatctctgcgagttcgaggccacactggtctacagagcgagtccaggacagccaaggctacacagaaaaaccctgtctcaaaaaaccaaaaccatctTAAAATATCCCGCCCCCCCCCACAGGGAATGAACAGTGAGAGCACTTGTGGAAAACATGAGAAATGAGTGAGCAAAGACTGCGTTATAGAATTGTCTGAAAATGTCCTATTTCTGTCCCTCTTCAGAGGACTTTGGGTTTAAGCACTGCCTCTGGGTGTATTCAGGAAGGAGAGGCGTGCATTGCTGGGTCTGTGATGACTCCGTccgaaagttgtcctctgctgTACGCTCTGGGATAGTAGAGTACTTGAGTCTTGTAAAGGTAAGGTTTCTTAATTAACAGTTGCCATGTCTTTCTCTAGTAGGTATTACCCAGCTTAGAACTTTCAGAATCACAGAAAATTATCTTTTATAGCATTTATATCTTAAAGCACAATGATCACTTAATGTAAAGTTATCGTtgctacttttttgttttatttttgggtgttttgagacagggtttctctgtgtagccttggctgtcctggactcactctgtagaccaggctggtctcaaactcacagagatccacctgcctctgcctctccaagtgctgggattacagacatgcgccACCATGGCCAGTTTATGGtaactactttttaaaagatactttacaaacacacacacatgaacagctAAGATAACATTGcaggagagaaaatggaaaaactgAGCCAGAGGCTGGGAAGATGTATCTCAATAAGATGTCCTCTGGATATGCCCAAGCTGTTGCACTCGTGAGCTCACTACAGCTGTGAAGGCCTTCATGTGATAAGGGTCCATCAACAGTTCATTTCTCATGGATGGAAGAAGGGATCCCCTGaggcccctctccttcctttgaaGCTACTGGGCATAGGGTGTGTCATTTTCATCAGTGAAACTCATCCAATCATATGCACAAGACCTAAAAGTGGGAGGAAGACCGGTTGGGAAGAAGGGTtccagtgtgtgtgggggtgacaGAGAGGAATGAGGGTTGGCTAACATAACTAAAAttcattgtataaataatgaaaacGGCATCTCAAGCtcataattctagcacttgagtGCTAGAATTCTTGAGGCAGGAAGACGGCTGTGAATTTCAGATCAGCCTGTGGCTAAAGACTGAGACCCAGTCTTcaaaagcagcagcaacaacaaaaaaagatagtAAATATCTTGTTGCTAAGTATCCTTCTTTGtagcaaaaggaaaaataatttgctCTTCTAGATTATCTTGTCAAAGGGAGTTGGAGGAATTGAGATGCTGGgttgcagaggtggctcagtggttaaaagtgcttactgctcttgcagaggacccagttccCGGGGATCTGACTCTGCCTGACAGCTATACTCTTGGAgtgcacatacatgtacctagacacattcacaaaaataaaataactctttttaagtaataaaatagCATCCAAGTTTCTATACTTCAGAATTTAGCCACTATCTCTGGTTTTATATAGCTTTAAATAGAATAATAGAATCTATTAAAGAtgcttttttaaataacttaattTATGCTTTATAATTTActtaaagttcttttttggtGGTTTGTTTTTCAGGGTGGTCAAGAtgttaaaaagaaagttcatCTAAGTGAAAAACTTCACCCCTTTGTCAGGTCTGTCGGGAAAGAACCCCCCTGAGGTTCTCtagtttcctgtgtgtgtgtgtgtgtgtgtgtgaataggaGTCTCTTGCTGCCAGTTTTCACCTCTGAGTCCTGTTTTTGTAACAGTTTTCTGTGACCTTCAGGACTTTTTAAAGATAAGAAAAGTGGgtttgggcctggagagatggctcagtggttaaggtaCTGAATGCTCCTCTAgagggttcaaatcccagcacccacatggcagctcacaactgtctgtaactctcacatagacatacatgcagacaaaacacagagTACATGAAACAAAGGTAGTTAAAAAAAAGTTGGTTTTAGAGAATTACATGATTTACTTAATGTCACACAAGTAGTTGTCAACAAGTAGACTGCAGGTCCTAGTCTGCTTAGTTCTCACACCTGTGCTGGTTCTGCCCTGTTCTGCCCAGGGACCTTGGTTAAATGATGGAGGCGCCACTTATGTGAGTCACAGATAGGGAGGACTATGTCTGCTGCACTTGACTCCAGAGTTGTGGCAAAGGCAAATGCAATTTCCCCATTTTGGGATGGGGGtgttgatacagggtctctctgtgtagccttggctttctcggaactcactctgttggcctcgaattcacatgtgccatcactgcccagctgtTGCcatattctattttgtttttaagacagggtctctgttgctctggctgtcctggaactcactatgtagaccaggtttaCCTCTGTAGAGATCCTCTTGCCCCTGACTTGTGGCctatgggattaaaggtatgtgctactgTGTCAAGCAGCTGTTGtgattttaaaacaagaaaactaGATCCTATGTGCTAATACTGATAAGCTGTCCTCATTTTGGTTATTAGTACTACTGTTGCATGTTCTATGATTTTAGTAACCTTATAGATAATAGGATTTAACAAGTAATCATTttggccaggcatagtggcacaagcctttatttaatccagcactggggaggcagatgcaggcagatctttacaggggccagcctggtctccagagtgagttccaggccatccagagtTACACATTGAGacgttaaaattaaaaaaaaaaaattaaaataaaaaaaaaaatttaaagaagcaAACATATCCCCAATAACTCCCTATCCTGTGACAGATGCATGCCAGGCTCTTTCCCTTTTATGAGTCTAGTTTTAACACAATTACGTAACACGAGGGTCTCATTCCACTTACCTGGTTCTAGAAATCCAGGGAGAATTAGCAGTGCCTTCACCCAGTAAGAGTGACTGTTGTTAATGCTTTGGAACTTTGTTACTTTTATTCCTATAGAAGATctataaacataattaaaaaatactttgaaGAATATGCTTTAATTGGCCAAGATAttcttgaaaataaagaaaactgggATAAGATTTTAGCCCTTGTTCCTGAGAATATCCTTCTTGTGGTTACTTTGTGAGTCATGTGTTAGTCTGTGACATGACAGGCATGTGCTGTTTGCATGGTCTCATATGTTCAGagatgtttagttttttgttttacaCAGTTATCTCTTGCACTTCTACACTTTTGTGTCACTGGGCAACAGTAAGAAATGGGACTATTTTGTACAAtagttttctcattttataagtTTTTCCTAGAATCAGTGGTTGAAGGATGAGGACTCATTTTGTCTGGATGTGTATAAGACCTGGGAAGACTTCGTAATGCTCTAATAGCTTATGACTGTTTTAGTAGTCTTTCTGTCACATCATTACTGCTGTTTTACAAACGAATTTTTAATGCTGTAAGTGCCTAGTGTCTATGTTTAGGAACCATTAATAGCTTCTGAAAGTGTGAGGCTTCAACATCCTTGTAATAAATAGTACAGACTTATTTGTTGAGTTATCCCAAATGAGTATGTTCCTTAATGATACATCACCAATTCATGAGGAGCTTCAAAGAGGCTTTCAGAAGTTTCATAGTTCTTCTCAGCGCTGGGAGCACTTGAAGAAAGTGGTCAACACATCTCAGGTACACACCATTGGAATCTCTTTTTAccaatactaaaataaaaatacaattcctCATTAAGTTACGACTGTTTTTGCTTGGTCCTTTAAAGATGGTTGAAAAGGGTCTCTCTTTTTAACCGTCTTTGGAATTCCTTCTGATTCTCATTGTGGCCTCACATCTACTTTTAGAATTTGAAGAATGATAAATGTGGTCCCTGGCTCGAGTGGGAGATTATGCTCCAGTACTGTTTTCCACGCCTGGATATCAATGTTAGCAAAGGAATCAATCATTTACTGAAGAGCCCTTTTAGTGTTCATCCTAAAACAGGtacaatgtaaagaaaattaaaggaaaaacatttgttttgatttgttttgagaaagggtcttgctatgtatccctggctagcatgggactcactgtgtaaaccaagcatcactcacagagatcagacTGCCCTagcctccaagtgctaggattaaaggcatgtgccaccaagcctggcccgTTATTTTCTGTGTTGGCAAGGATGTCATTAGTTGTGAACACATATGTCTGTGAAGTTAAAGGTTGAAGAATCGACTTGTTGGCTAGTATCTACATACTTTCTCATAAACTGTGTGATGGTACAGGCCTTTATTCCCACTAGTTAGGAGGTGGATGAGGGAGGGTTAGGCGTTAAAAGCCATCATCAGCAACATGGAGTTTGAGACAGTCTAGGTTATATGagagtcctgtctcaaaaaaaaaaactattaggGAAAAACAAACTGAAGCCTAGTACAAAGTTTTTATATATCTGTAATCCCATCATTCAGCAAGAGAATGAGAAATCTAGGAGGTAGACAATGGAGGATCATTCATTCATAGCTATATCACAAGTTCCGGGCCATAGTGGGACCCCATTTCAAAGGAAATCAGTGCTCAGCTCCTAGATAAGGattttaatacttatttatttattatttatacagtattctgtagTGCATATATGTctacatgtcagaagagggcaccagatctcattatagatggttgtaagccatcatgtggttgctgggaattgaactcagaacctttggaagagcagacagtgctcttaacctatgagccatctctccaggcccctagcTAAGGATTTTATGTATTGTCCCGGGTAGATTTATAAGATAATATTGTCAAAAGGTCATGAATCACTTGGGAACATAGATACCTTTAGAGAAATACCATTTACTTTATTATTGAACAAATATCACAGTATATTTTTGTACAAACTAAGGTGCTTGTTGTTGGACAATACCTTATGATAGCACTATGATCTGTGCCGCCCATCAACTGACCAGAATATCATGGCTACCTGAGTGTATATTTCCAGAATGCCTTGTAAAGATATCTGGTGTGGGAttggctcagaaggtaaaatgCACTTGCCATCAAGCTTGATAACCTAAATTCGATCTTTAGACCCACATGGTTgatggagagaaccaattcctacaagttgtcctctgactcacatacacacataaataaatgtggtttttttttttttaattttctaaaaaacaAGATATATaggagctggggaaatggctcagtggttaaggacatgcactgctcttccagaggacctgagtttgaatcgtAACACCCACTCACGTGGCTCACAACTTTctataaccccagctccaaggggacctgatgcctctgcaggcacctgctctcacacagaacacacacataattaaaaataataaaaatcaacttAAGATGTTTGTTGTAGTCAAGTGTAGTGGTGCATAACTGCTGTCTCAGCACTTGGAGGTTcataagttcaagaccaacctgggttacatagtgagaccttagtGTCTTATGCATATAAAATCCATCTAGTACTCAGGCAGACAGGAAGATTgttgcaagttcaaagccagttttCTCTGCATAGctgtgacttcaaggacagctagggctgtatAAAGAGACCTGGTCTCCAAAAACTACATTTAAAAGCTGTTATAATAGCAaagacttcagaaaaaaaaattgtgttgtgtgtgtgtggggtgtgtggagGAGAGGGGTGCAGTGTATGTGtagtatgtgtgggtgtgtgtgatgTAGGGTGTGTCCAGGGGCAATATgtggagtgtatgtgtgtgcatatgtgatgctaaggattgaacctaggacctcactCATGCAGGTCCCCGGCACTTTGTAAAATTTTAACCAAAAATAATTCAGAGACACAGCAACATACAATCAAGCATTTATAACTTCTGGTTCTTACAGGTCGCATTTCTGTGCCTATTGATTTTCAAAAAGTAGATCAGTTTGATCCATTTGCCGTTCCAACGATAAGGTATGTTCCAGATCACTGTTCTTTATTTGTGACTGTTCTGAAATTTCAGTAGACTATACTCAATCCCTGAGTAGAGACGTAGTGGCATATACCATGATctagaggcagaggaagggggatCACAGGCTCTAGGTCTGGGAATGGGGTTGGAGCTTAGTTGGTGGGGTACATAGGAGCAGGAGTTGTAGAATACACCTGTAATCTTTGGCCTCAGGGAATGGAGTTAAAacaatcaggagttcaaggtcatcctcgtaTATAAAGTTTGAGGCCGCCCTGGACTTCATGAAGGGCTTGAGGAGTGCCAGAGCATTTGCCAGGTGTGTGGAAGGCCCTGACTGCAACTTTACTGCATTTCCCAGTCCTTTCTATCATATGAAAAACTGAGATTGTTCTGCCTCAGATTTATCTGTcaggttgtttgtttgctgttcGGTGCCAGAAGTGGTACCCAGGGTCTTTTACATGCTAAGACAACTGCTCTCCTGCTAAGCTACATCTTAGGCACATGGGCCTTTTACATGCTAAGATAACTGCTCTCCCATTAAGCTACTCCTCAGGCATGTGGGCTTTTTAGATCCTAAGACAACCGCTCTCCCACTAAGCTACATTCTATTACGTGTAGTGCCATCTGCCGAGAATTGGATGTCACTTCCACtaatgaaaaggaaaatgagGAGAATGAAGCAGAATCTGATGGCAAACGTAGAGTCAGAGGTAAGTGGATGTGCTAAAGCCACACTTTAACACAGCTTTTACCTGTCTGTACATGTGTAGTTAATTCTCTTCAGCATCAGGCCACCCTGGGTCATCCTTTATCCTGAAACTAGCTCCACAGTAAATGCATCAATGCTGTTATAGCTCTGCCCTCTTGTTTGATGATGCTTTCTCATCTCTAGTTAGATATCTTCCTAAAcactgtgttttctggttttggaGTTGTCGTGAATGGgatatttggggctggagagaaggcttagtggttaggagcactggctgttctttccttttttttaaattaaattttattttattaattacactttattcactttgtatccccccataagcccatcccttctcccctcttggtcccctccctcccccttattGGCTGTTCTTTCAAGGAACCTggttttaattcccagcacccacatgcagctCACAGCTTTCTGTGATTCCAATTCTAGGGGACTTGacaacctcacacagacatgcattcaggcaaaacaccaatgcgctaaaagtaaataaaagaatttttaaaaagttaaatgtgATCTTTTCCTGAGAATACATTATTGGCAAGTTTTCTAGTATATTCTTAGAGTCTTTAAAGAATCATGTCATCTGTAAATACAGATAGTATGACTTGACTTCCCCCTTTCCTATTTTTATCCCTCTTAGGTCTGTATTTTATAAGTGCTAGAGCTAAGACTTGGAGCACTGTATCACATAAAGGattggggaggggctggagagatgactcagcagttaagagatcgtgctgctcttgcaaaggacccaggttcagtttccagtccCACATTATAACTCACATTCCAGGGGctccagtgcccttttctggttgCATGCAtgtagcacacagacatacatgctggcaaacactcatacacatgaaataaaaataaagactaaaaGGATAGAAGGAAATACAAGGGGAAGGTGGGCATTCTTGTTCTTGATCTTAGAGGAAGTGTTCTTGGTCTGTCTCAgtttagtatgatgttggctaaaggtttgttgTATATAACCTTATTTTGAGGTATGTCCCAACTATTCCTAAAATCTCCAGAACTGTTCTCCTGAAGGCATGTTgaatttgtcaaatgccttttcagcatcgaTAGAAATGCTTCTGTGGTTTTTGTCCTGTTTACTTATATgatatattacatttattgatatatatatatagaaccaACCTGGCCTCTGGCACGAAGCCCACTTCTCCATAGTGTATAATCTTAATGTCTTCCtgaattcagttttcaagtattttgttgagaatttttacCTCTGTGCTCGTCAAAGAAATggttctgtagtttctttttgttgttgcatCTCTCCTGGTTTTGCTACCAGGATAATATTGGCTTCATAAAATGGATCTGGTTGtgttccttccttttctgtttgtggaacaagttttttaaaaatttgagatCTTCCTTGAAAGTTGAATATGTCAGGCATTGAGGTCcacccctttaatcctagcacttgggaggcagaggcaggagaatctctgtgagttctaggccagcctggtctacggagtgagttctaagacagtcaggactacatagaaaaaccctgtctgccTCAAAAGCCTGGGGGAGGGCAGGTGACACAGCAGTGGCTTTGTCCAGCTTCCATCTCACGGTGGCTCTGTTTAAAGTTATTTATGTCTTCTGGACTTAGTTTTAGTGATAATATGAATTTTGAAATCCTTCTATTTCTTCAAGCTATCCAGTTTTTTACAGTGTAAGTTTTCATAGTAATCTCTACTAATACTCTTCATTTCACTGGAATCTGTTGGATGACACCTATTGTTCTCTGACTAGTTCATTTGTATCTCCTCCCTCTTTTTGTTGAGTTGGCTAAGGGATTGTCAATCTTACTTTTTTGAAGAACCAACTCTGTTTGgttgttttaaaatgttcatgTTCTTTCTGCCAACGTGCTTATTCTAATgtacatattttataatttagatTATAAGAAGACCAGTCTAGCACCGTATGTAAAAGTATTTGAACAGTTTCTTGAAAACCTGGATAAATCCCGGAAAGGGGAACTTCTCAAGAAGAGCGGTAACACTGTGTTTTTGTCTAGTAGGATCTTCTTAGTCTAAATAGTTTAAGGCTCCTATAAAATGAGCAACTCTTTATTTCTAGTCTTGATTCATTATAACCGAAGTGGGGTGTTTCAtgttgttttatgtttatttatttaggtgtgtgtgtgtgtgtgcgcgtgtgcgtgtatctacatgtgtgcatgtagacATATGGCACCTGCAGAGATCAGATTTCTACATGCAGGAGTTACTTCTGTCTTTCTACCATATGGCCCTGGGGGATTGAACTAGGGTTGTCAAGCTTGGCAACAAGCAAAATGTCTTGcaaattcttcctcttccttagtttttgtttgtttgcttttaataaaAGTTTATTGCTTCAGCACATGCACAGTTCTGTAATCCCAGGAGGTAAGACCGGAtgatgaggagttcaaggccatcctgtgcTAAAtgacaccctgcctcaaaaaaaacccaaaagttattatttaaaaaaaaaatagatagctTCTTAATCCAACAGAGTTATTAAACACACTCTGTGTTGGATAATATGACATAAAAAAGATGGATTCTACATCATCGGTCCTTGTCTATAAGTAGTAACTTGGAACTAGACATAGTGGGTCatagaaggctgagacaggaggattgccataaaTTAAAGGACAATCTAGGACATAGTTCTAGGCTAGCTTGAGGTTTAgtacaagaccctgtctcaaaaaagtactAATTTTATACCAAGAAGTACAGTCCAAATGATCAGAAATCTCTGAATCTGGCCTGTAATGTGAAAGGGATGGCTCTTCAACTTCTttagccaggctgtggtggcacacacctttaatcccagcacttgggaagcagaggcaggcagatctcaaagTTTGAAGCCTGTCTGttttacagagtaagttccaggacagccaggttagagaaaccctgtctggagaagGTGGAGTTTAATCTCAGCATGCAGAATGATACACACTTCTAATCTCAGAGAGACTTCTaatctaagttcaaggccagcctactgtaaatagtgagaccctgtctccaaaaaaacaatTCTAATTCTCAATGTCAATATGCTCTTTAGTTATACAGAAGTAAGGATtttcagaagcagagacagaagtaAGGATTTTCATAAAAGCACagcattggaaaagggagaaatacAGTTTGTTCTTTCTATAGAACCAGGCCTTGTATATACATGCCAAGCAAAtattctactactgagctacatctgagcccaGAGTTGTTTATTCCTGAAGGTACAGAACAAGCAATGGCAGAGGCAGGGAACTAGGATACACTTTCTAGTTATCAAATTGTATAGGCAATGGGGAATAGGTGTCAGAAAATGAGAGGACATATCTGAGGAACCTTCAGGCAAAGTGCCCAGGTCTGAGCAGCAACAGGAACAGTAAAGatttttatggaagaagaggccTTGCTTTGTCCTCCTACTAAAGCAAAGCTGGGGTTAGTCATGGAGCTCTGTTGGTAGAGTCCTTGCCTAGCACAAATGAGACCTGGGTTCACTGCACAACAccatacacacctgtaatcctagtacgtCAGAGGtgcaagcaggaggatcagggccGGCCACATGGCTTGGCAGGTAAAagcgcttgccaccaagcctgcaacctgagttcagtccccagaactcaCGTTAGAAGGGAAGAACCACAtttgcaagctgtcctctgtccCCCATGTGTTCCCTGCCCCTGCCGTTTCCTCGCCACACTAAACAAATTCATCAGTGTGAAATGTCTTTGTGGGAGAGGCTAGAGTGCCTTCTCAGCAGTTGAGAATCTGTACTGCTTTTCCAGTAccattcccggcacccacactgggcagctcacaaccatttgcaactccagttctaggggacccaaTGCCTTCTCCTAGCCTCTGAGGGTACTTGAACATacgtgtgcatacatacatagacaagcatacacataattttaaaatgaagttacaaCAACAAGTTTAATATCACCCTCAACTCCATAAGGAgctcaagactagcctgggctacatgagaccctaccacaaaaaacagaaaggcaaGTTGGGGGAAATAATAAGGATTGAATAGAACTCAAGAGGCCAGTTGGGCCATTAGTGCAGTAGCACTGGAAATCAACAGGTACAGATACTCAACAGTCTTTGAGATATGGTGATTTAGGGGTATAAGGGTGTTGCtttggtcttttgttttttttgtttgtttcttttgttttgtttttgagacagggtttccatgTATAACTCTGGCAgacctgaaattcactatgtggccctctctggccttgaacttgggataatccttctgcctcggcctcctgtgTGCTAGAATCACAGGTGTAAGTCATTATTGC harbors:
- the Prim1 gene encoding DNA primase small subunit codes for the protein MESFDPAELPELLKLYYRRLFPYAQYYRWLNYGGVTKNYFQHREFSFTLKDDIYIRYQSFNSQSDLEKEMQKMNPYKIDIGAVYSHRPSQHNTVKLGAFQAQEKELVFDIDMTDYDDVRRCCSSADICSKCWTLMTMAVRIIDRALKEDFGFKHCLWVYSGRRGVHCWVCDDSVRKLSSAVRSGIVEYLSLVKGGQDVKKKVHLSEKLHPFVRRSINIIKKYFEEYALIGQDILENKENWDKILALVPETIHEELQRGFQKFHSSSQRWEHLKKVVNTSQNLKNDKCGPWLEWEIMLQYCFPRLDINVSKGINHLLKSPFSVHPKTGRISVPIDFQKVDQFDPFAVPTISAICRELDVTSTNEKENEENEAESDGKRRVRDYKKTSLAPYVKVFEQFLENLDKSRKGELLKKSDLQKDF